The Oceanococcus sp. HetDA_MAG_MS8 genome window below encodes:
- a CDS encoding TRZ/ATZ family hydrolase, with product MTDTQIIRARWIIPVVPQAEVIDDGIVVMSQGRIEAIGPAKDFPELEPDQHLDQHLLIPGLVNAHTHLAMTLMRGVADDLPLMTWLQEHIWPLEGRMINAEFCHDGALLGLAESLRSGVTCVNDMYFHPQATVAALDQLGMRGRVGMIVLDFPTPYADSPDAYFARGRELHDSLQGHARVGTMFAPHAPYTVGDESLSRIRALADELGVRVHMHVHETAHEVTEAQSQNGHRPLARLQDLGLVNEMLTAVHCTQMEAAEMQLLADAGASVVHCPESNLKLASGFCPTAALAEAGVNLALGTDGAASNNDLDLLGEMRTAALLGKGVAQRADALPAFQALEMATIGGAKALGMEDHIGSLEPGKAADMVALRCDDWLSQPIFDPLSHLVYSAQRNHISQVWIAGQARVNQGSIQGLDTSQIKNTVAEWQQRMRNDNT from the coding sequence ATGACAGACACACAGATCATTCGCGCCCGCTGGATCATTCCCGTGGTTCCGCAGGCAGAGGTCATCGACGACGGCATCGTCGTAATGAGCCAGGGCCGTATTGAGGCTATTGGTCCGGCGAAAGACTTTCCAGAGCTGGAGCCTGACCAGCACTTGGACCAGCATCTGCTGATTCCCGGCTTGGTCAACGCACATACCCACCTTGCCATGACGCTGATGCGCGGTGTCGCCGACGACCTGCCCTTAATGACTTGGCTGCAAGAACATATCTGGCCGCTAGAGGGGCGGATGATAAACGCCGAGTTTTGCCATGACGGTGCTCTGCTGGGCTTGGCCGAAAGTCTGCGCAGCGGTGTTACCTGCGTGAACGACATGTACTTCCATCCCCAGGCCACTGTCGCTGCCTTGGATCAACTCGGCATGCGCGGCCGCGTGGGGATGATTGTGCTCGACTTCCCCACGCCCTATGCCGACAGCCCAGATGCTTATTTTGCCCGTGGCCGGGAGCTCCATGACAGCCTGCAAGGGCACGCTAGGGTGGGCACCATGTTTGCTCCGCATGCCCCCTACACCGTTGGCGATGAGAGCCTGAGTCGCATCCGTGCGCTGGCCGATGAGCTGGGCGTGCGTGTGCATATGCATGTGCATGAAACGGCGCATGAAGTGACTGAGGCACAAAGCCAAAATGGTCATCGCCCGTTGGCCAGACTGCAAGACCTCGGCCTGGTGAACGAAATGCTCACCGCCGTGCACTGCACCCAAATGGAGGCGGCCGAAATGCAGCTGCTGGCCGATGCGGGTGCCAGCGTTGTGCATTGCCCAGAGTCGAACCTCAAACTGGCCAGTGGCTTTTGCCCCACTGCGGCTTTGGCGGAGGCCGGCGTTAATCTCGCTCTGGGCACCGATGGCGCCGCCAGCAATAATGACTTAGACCTCCTTGGTGAAATGCGTACAGCCGCTCTGCTCGGCAAGGGCGTCGCGCAACGCGCCGATGCCTTACCGGCCTTTCAAGCATTGGAAATGGCCACTATTGGTGGTGCCAAAGCTTTAGGAATGGAGGACCACATTGGCAGCCTAGAGCCTGGCAAAGCTGCTGACATGGTGGCTTTGCGCTGTGATGACTGGTTATCGCAGCCAATTTTTGACCCTCTCTCCCATCTGGTTTACAGCGCTCAACGTAACCACATCAGTCAGGTATGGATAGCGGGCCAGGCCCGCGTCAACCAAGGCAGTATTCAGGGGTTGGACACATCGCAAATCAAAAACACCGTGGCCGAATGGCAACAGAGGATGCGTAATGACAACACCTAG
- the ubiG gene encoding bifunctional 2-polyprenyl-6-hydroxyphenol methylase/3-demethylubiquinol 3-O-methyltransferase UbiG — translation MTTPSLNADAKELRNFDQLAANWWDPQGPMGALHQINPLRMQVICEASPVAERKVLDIGCGGGILSEALAQAGAQVTALDLSREALAVARSHAQESGLSIDYREQSAEDCAQAQPGSFDLICCMEMLEHVPAPESVVAACADLLRPGGSVVFSTLNRHPMALIQAIVGAEYLLNMVPRGTHDYTKFIRPSELARCCREVGLEVQSTRGLGYNPLTRSFKLHQDLRVNYFLTATKP, via the coding sequence ATGACAACACCTAGCCTAAACGCCGACGCGAAGGAACTACGAAACTTCGACCAACTCGCGGCAAACTGGTGGGACCCCCAGGGCCCCATGGGCGCACTGCACCAGATCAATCCCCTGCGTATGCAGGTGATATGCGAGGCAAGCCCAGTGGCCGAGCGCAAAGTCTTGGATATCGGTTGTGGGGGCGGCATCCTCAGCGAAGCTTTGGCGCAGGCTGGCGCCCAGGTAACGGCCTTGGATCTGAGCCGCGAGGCTCTGGCCGTGGCCCGAAGCCATGCTCAAGAGTCCGGGCTCAGCATCGATTACCGCGAGCAATCCGCCGAAGACTGTGCCCAGGCTCAGCCAGGGAGTTTCGACCTCATTTGTTGTATGGAGATGCTGGAACATGTTCCGGCGCCAGAGTCGGTGGTCGCCGCGTGTGCCGACTTACTCCGCCCTGGCGGCAGCGTGGTATTTTCTACACTGAATCGCCACCCCATGGCGCTCATCCAAGCCATCGTCGGCGCGGAATACCTGCTCAATATGGTGCCGCGCGGGACCCATGACTACACCAAATTTATTCGCCCTTCGGAGCTAGCCCGCTGTTGTCGCGAAGTTGGCTTGGAAGTGCAAAGCACGCGCGGGTTGGGCTACAACCCGCTGACCCGCAGTTTTAAGCTGCATCAAGACCTGCGCGTGAATTACTTTTTGACGGCGACCAAGCCATGA
- the mtnA gene encoding S-methyl-5-thioribose-1-phosphate isomerase yields MTRALLAPLQWQDEALLILDQRLLPQDTHWIRCVRMVDAVQTIANMAVRGAPAIGLTGAYALALARREGLELAAAARTIKAARPTAVHLAWAVDAAMAAVPDGDPAQLLALAQAMQAEDAQLNQRMAEHGAALLPPGGIVITHCNTGALATGGWGTALGVIRTAHAQGRVREVIVDETRPWLQGARLTAWELAQEGIPHRLIADGAAAWAMRQLRPSWVIVGADRIAANGDAANKIGTFSLAVLARSLGVKMMVVAPLATIDWGLAYGHGIPIEERSASELTSLRGQPLAPAQTPAWNPVFDVTPAHLIDALVTEAGVVLQPDARKLAAWRRSQG; encoded by the coding sequence ATGACCCGAGCATTGCTGGCCCCTTTGCAATGGCAAGATGAGGCCTTACTGATTTTGGACCAGCGCCTGCTACCCCAAGATACGCATTGGATTCGCTGTGTGCGCATGGTGGATGCTGTCCAGACCATTGCCAACATGGCCGTCCGTGGAGCCCCGGCCATTGGTCTGACCGGCGCCTACGCCTTGGCTTTGGCTAGACGCGAGGGTTTGGAGTTGGCTGCGGCTGCGCGGACTATTAAGGCGGCGCGACCCACAGCGGTTCATCTGGCCTGGGCCGTGGACGCGGCCATGGCAGCCGTACCCGATGGAGACCCGGCCCAGTTGCTAGCGTTGGCTCAAGCTATGCAGGCCGAAGACGCGCAGCTCAATCAGCGAATGGCGGAGCATGGCGCCGCTTTGCTCCCGCCAGGTGGAATCGTGATTACGCACTGTAATACGGGGGCGCTAGCGACTGGGGGCTGGGGGACGGCCTTAGGGGTTATTCGTACGGCGCATGCTCAAGGTCGTGTTCGCGAGGTCATCGTGGACGAAACGCGGCCTTGGTTGCAGGGGGCAAGGCTGACTGCCTGGGAGCTGGCACAAGAGGGGATTCCTCATCGGTTGATTGCGGACGGTGCGGCGGCCTGGGCGATGCGCCAGTTGCGCCCAAGCTGGGTGATTGTGGGCGCGGACCGGATCGCTGCCAATGGGGATGCCGCCAACAAAATTGGCACCTTTAGCCTGGCGGTTTTGGCCCGCAGTCTGGGCGTGAAAATGATGGTGGTGGCCCCCCTAGCGACGATTGACTGGGGTTTGGCTTATGGCCACGGCATTCCCATCGAGGAACGCAGTGCCAGCGAGCTCACATCTCTGCGCGGGCAGCCTTTGGCTCCTGCTCAAACTCCGGCCTGGAATCCCGTATTCGATGTCACACCAGCGCACTTGATTGATGCCCTGGTCACGGAAGCGGGGGTGGTGCTGCAGCCGGATGCCCGCAAATTGGCGGCTTGGCGACGCTCACAGGGCTGA